The Zingiber officinale cultivar Zhangliang chromosome 9A, Zo_v1.1, whole genome shotgun sequence genome window below encodes:
- the LOC122021058 gene encoding rac-like GTP-binding protein 5, which translates to MSASRFIKCVTVGDGAVGKTCMLISYTSNTFPTDYVPTVFDNFSANVVVDGNTVNLGLWDTAGQEDYNRLRPLSYRGADVFLLAFSLISKASYENVAKKWIPELSHYAPGVPIILVGSKLDLRDDKQFFIDHPGASPISTSQGEELQKQISAAAYVECSSKTQQNIKAVFDQAIKVVLQPPKKSKKKKQQRGCSIL; encoded by the exons ATGAGTGCATCGAGGTTTATTAAGTGCGTCACGGTCGGGGACGGTGCCGTCGGAAAAACTTGCATGCTAATTTCCTACACAAGCAATACGTTTCCCACG GATTACGTTCCGACAGTTTTTGACAATTTCAGTGCTAACGTAGTGGTGGACGGAAACACAGTTAACTTAGGTTTATGGGACACTGCAG GACAGGAAGACTACAATAGGTTGAGACCTTTGAGCTACCGAGGAGCTGACGTTTTTTTGCTTGCCTTTTCTCTAATTAGTAAAGCTAGTTATGAAAATGTTGCAAAGAAG TGGATTCCCGAGCTGAGCCACTATGCACCTGGAGTGCCTATAATTCTCGTGGGTTCAAAGCTTG ATCTTCGTGACGATAAACAATTCTTTATAGATCATCCAGGTGCTTCACCCATAAGTACTAGCCAG GGTGAAGAACTGCAAAAGCAAATCAGTGCCGCTGCATACGTCGAGTGCAGCTCCAAGACTCAGCAA AACATCAAGGCGGTATTCGATCAAGCTATCAAGGTAGTACTTCAACCCCCCAAGAAATCTAAGAAGAAAAAACAACAGCGAGGTTGCTCCATTTTGTGA